The genomic window GCCCTGGCACACGGCCTCACCCCGAGGGCGTGGACCGACTACCTCCACCTCACCGTCGGCGGGACGCTCTCCAACGCCGGCATCAGTGGCCAGGCCTTCCGCCACGGCCCCCAGATATCCAACGTCCAAGAGCTCGACGTGATCACCGGTACGTATGTGCACCGTGCACGACGGCACTAGATGAACCCGTTTGGTTCTTTATGTCATATTCACGACTTCACGTACTAATGCTTGCGAATTAATATGTAGGGCTCGGGGAGATGGTGACATGCTCAAAGGAGAAGCACGCGGACCTGTTCGACGCCGTGCTGGGTGGGCTGGGGCAGTTTGGCGTCATAACGCGGGCGCGCATCCCGCTGATCCCGGCGCCGGCAAGGGCGCGCTGGGTGCGGCTCTTCTACACGGGGGCCGCGGCGCTCACGGGCGACCAGGAGCGGCTCATCGGCGTCGACCTCGGCACCACTGTGTCCGGGCTCATGGACTACGTCGAGGGCTCGGTGGTGCTCGCGGACCAGGGCCAGGTAGGGAGCTGGCGCTCGTCGTTCTTCTCGGAAGCCGACGCGGCGCGCATCGCCGCGCTCGCTGAGGAGGCCGGCGGCGTCCTTTACTGCCTCGAGGGATCGCTGTACTACGGCGGCGCTGCTCTCGCCGGCGAGTCTGACGTCGACAAGGTAAAACTTGCTTGATCTTTTGTCGGTGTGGGTGCGCGCGTAGGCTCCATCCGTGCGTCTGTCGTGTCGTGTAGCTAGCCAGAGCTACACGGGGACCCGCCAAGTGAGATCGATGGTGACTTTTTGGCCGCCTGAGCTGACGCGCATGGCTCCAACCGTGCATGCAAATCCATTGCACCATCGACGTCGTCGTACGTAGTTGGTCTAGCTTTGTCTGCCCTGGAAAGGACCCGTCCCTGTCGCAAATCTAACCCGGCCCATCAGCAGTAATCCCACTTTAGGGATAAGTGAACTATTAGCGAAAGTGAACATAAATTCCTGCCTGGGAGAGAATAAACTAGGACGTCCAACCACTTTTTTCTACCGATATTAATTACGAATACACTAGTTAAATTAGACAACATCGAGATTACAGTTATATAAAAATGGTTTGCTAAAAAATTTGGACTTCTTGAAGCAATAATTACAAAAATTTCTACAATCCACATCCACCATTTTTTGTTGGATCAAGGCTTTAAGTCTCTCCACTAAAATTTTGACCAAATCTGTGCCAACTTGCTCTCTGACATATTTGGCATTTTCTTATATTTGGGGTGGAATGACCTAATCATGTGATAGGGAGAAATTTCTTCACAATAGCTAAACGCAAGAATTAGGGTTAGTCGATTTTGGTAGGAAGGAGGCAGCCAGCGCTCGCAAAGTGGCAGGGTGCACAATGATCTTAGGTAGCGCCCCTGGTCGCGGGCGGCGGTAAATTGGGCGATACGAGATAGAAGACGATGAACAATAATTAACCATCAGGAAGTGGAACAAGCTGATTTGGCCGTCCATCTTGCATCCGACGGCTCACAGAAATTGACAAAatccattttttttattttattctgtAGCCGATCCCAAATTTACCGAAAAAtgcttttgccccgctttatatataaagcaacgaccAACAACAACCcggtacaaacgcacgccaccacaacacacgcacacacctaaGGCAAGATACATAAgtgctgagcgcagcaacaccaccccaaGCACTACAAGAGCATCCGGGTCCTCGCCCGTGAACACGCCACCACGAATagatgaagccgcatatgacgaaccgtgggctccaagacggtgccttcaggaaggaaacgacaccggagcgccgccaccgcccgacccgaGAGTCAGAGTTTCCCCTAGAGCAACATGACGGGCAATGatggccgcgacgacgccttcaagaaggaagcgagcttcgccgccgccgatCCCAAATTTCTTCTAGGATAGTAGTAAAAGCTACCATCCGCGTACAAGAGGATAAACGGAATATGCATCATTTCGCTTTTTGTTGTGGGTGACTAGTTAGTGGGGACTAGGGAGTACACCAATAAATCAGCTCTGTGCGGTCTCATCATGtacttatatactccctccgttctaaaatatagcgcgtcctcggtttccgtgcttcaactttgaccattaatttaatcaacaagaccgactgcggcgggcgaaaaaattataccaatgaattcgtattcaaaaaaagtttttaattatataatttttgatcccgccgcagtcggtctcgtgggttaaatttatggtcaaagttgaacctcgaaaagcgtgggcgcgctatattttggaacggagggagtactttgccaGAATTACTTCAAAACAAGCAAGTAGAATTTTGCCAGAATTACTTTATCCATGCATACGCTTTTGAGCATCAATCAAAAGCTGGCTAGGCCTTTGAGCATTTTCTTGTAGCCAGTACACCTAGTAGCACCATGCGAACAAGATCTAACGCATGGGACAGGGACCGTGCATGCACTGCATAGTGCATATGCAAGGGCCAAACCCTGTGATCTTGCCTGACCTACATGCTGTTCTAATTCCGTCCATAGACACGTCACACTGCCATCCTCTTGTCAGAAAAGTAACTCACTCGATCAACTTTTATAATTTTGTAAGGTCTGGTCCTACAAATATATTTTTTATCACTGAAAAAATAACGATGGTTCGCGTTCCCGTACATGCATGTACACTTTCTTTAGGGGTGCATGTACAGTTTTCAGCCGGTAAAGGGAAATGAAAAACTCTGCATGTATTCGTGCGTGCGTAAAACTTAAGTGTGAAAAAACTACTGTATTAATGAATGCATCCATGCACGTATGAACAATCGTGAACTACTTTAGAGATCTAAACGGCCTTATACTCCGTTAATTTGTGGGTGAATGCATGCGTGCAGAGGCTGGAGGTGCTGCTGCGGGAGCTGCGGTACGCGCGTGGGTTCGCGTTCGTGCAGGACGTGTCGTACGCGGGGTTCCTTGACCGGGTGCGCGACGGCGAGCTCAAGCTCCGCGCCGCCGGCCTCTGGGACGTGCCTCACCCCTGGCTCAACCTCTTCCTCCCGCGCTCCCGCGTCCTCGACTTCGCCGACGGCGTCTTCCACGGCATCCTCCGCCGCGACGGCAGCACCGGCCCCATGGGCCCCATCCTCGTCTACCCCTTGAACCGGGACAGGTGGGACGGCGACACGTCCGCAGTGttcccg from Triticum aestivum cultivar Chinese Spring chromosome 3B, IWGSC CS RefSeq v2.1, whole genome shotgun sequence includes these protein-coding regions:
- the LOC123065141 gene encoding cytokinin dehydrogenase 2; this translates as MPNSPLEKSHETQRDPSFTQARTQMVVMNKAREMTLIAALFVLSCLLKTTTSPATSAYSGAWRPASSLLHELCHLGVRPLIRDDAEATALASADFGNVSDAQPAAAAVLYPSCPEDIASLLRASCMHPSPFPVSARGCGHSTRGQASAPRGVVVDMLSLGCQVGGSATRLSVSVDGRYVDAGGEQLWVDVLRAALAHGLTPRAWTDYLHLTVGGTLSNAGISGQAFRHGPQISNVQELDVITGLGEMVTCSKEKHADLFDAVLGGLGQFGVITRARIPLIPAPARARWVRLFYTGAAALTGDQERLIGVDLGTTVSGLMDYVEGSVVLADQGQVGSWRSSFFSEADAARIAALAEEAGGVLYCLEGSLYYGGAALAGESDVDKRLEVLLRELRYARGFAFVQDVSYAGFLDRVRDGELKLRAAGLWDVPHPWLNLFLPRSRVLDFADGVFHGILRRDGSTGPMGPILVYPLNRDRWDGDTSAVFPEEEEVFYTVGILRSAVSEGDLGRLEEQNEEILRFCEEAGIPCVQYLPYYAAQAGWEKKHFGPAKWARLVERKRKYDPKAILSRGQRIFTSPLA